The Geoalkalibacter sp. nucleotide sequence GCTCGTATTCCTCGCTGATCTGGGTGACGAAACTGCCGACGCGCTTGCCGGCGAAACCGCGAAAGGGCTCCTCGCGAGTCAGGTCGTGGGGAGCGTGACAATCGACGCATTCGGCATGGCGCGGCACGTTGGGCCGATCCTCGGGCAGGATTTCATTGCCGCGATGCACGCCGCGCACCGTCAGCACGGGATGGGCATAAGGCTTGCGCAGTTCGGCGCCGATATCGGCCATGTTCCCGCGAATCGCTCCGGCGCGCAGCAGGCCGGCGGAAATCATCTGCCGGCGATCGCCTTCCGTGCCGTGACAAGCCAGACACACCTCCTCCTCGCCGCGAATCGCCATGGACATGCCCTTGTGACAGGCGCGGCAGGACTTGGGCAGCAGGCCAGGCTCGCCGTGCACCCCCGTCAAACGGCTGCCGCGATTGGGCGCGGCGGCTGGATCGGACGGAGTCATCAGCAAAGTCACGGCAAGAGCCGCGAGCAACCCGGCGAGAAAGCGAAAAGTCGTCATCATGGGTTCGCAAAATGGTTGTCGCCGATTCCCGGCTTGCGAAACAGTCCGGGACTGTTAGAGCCGCCCACGTGACAGGCCGTGCAAGTCCCTTCGTAATCATCGTTTTCGATCCCCGTGTACCTGCGCCACATGGGCAGGGTATAGGCACCCGCCTTGGTATCGAGATGGGGATCATGACAGCTGGTGCACTGCATGCGGCTCTGCTTGTCCAGCATGCCCGCCTCGGCCGGGGGCAGAGTGTATTGACCGGCTTTATTGACATTGACCATGATCCCTGCCCGCACCTCCTCATTGTAGACGAAGGAGACGGGATGGGAGGTATCAAGATCGATGGTGCCGCGCGCCGACATGGTCAGGCTGGCGATGGTGCCGCGACTGAGCACCTCGCCCACCGCCGTCACGCCGTCATGGCAGGACAGGCACAGGCGCGTGGCGCCGTTGGGGTAATCGGCGCCTCCGTATTGGGCCGCGGGAATGTCGTCGATTTCGATCTCTCCCAACCGCCCCGAAATCTGCCCGTACAGGGGAAAGGTGCCGTCGCCGTTAGGCCCAAGGGGATCGCGCCGGTTCCACAGCGGACCCTTGTTGGACGCGCCGTGAGGGGTATGGCAGAAGCGGCAGATCTGATTCTCTCCGCCCGCCGGGGCATGAATGCCGTCGGCGTTGGTGTTGCGGCTTGAGAGGTTGTGCGGGTGCTGGTTGGCACCGCCGTTATGTCCGAGACTTTTAGGATCGACGGGTGCCGCCTGCGCGATAACCGCGCCCAACATCAGTCCCACCAGTCCCACCGCCACCCCTTGCCATGCCTTCATGATCTTGCGTCTCTCCTCGATGTCGCCCGCGGAAAGCGAAATCTTGCTGCGCCACAGGTTTGGACTCTCGAGGTTTGCAAAAAACAAGCCGATACACAAAAGCCCCTTGCTTCCTCACTCACGCCCATGCAGATATTCGTACACCTGCACCCGGAAATTGCAGCTGTCCACCACGTAGATGCGGTCCTCGCCGTCGATGGCGAGGCCCGCCGGCAAGCAGAGACGACCCGTCTGCGCGCCCGGCCCGCCGAAGTACAACAGCAACTCGCCGGCGCTGTCAAAAATTTGAATATTGTCAAATGCCGCATCGGCTACGTAAAGATGCTGATGTGAATCAAAGGCCAGACCGCGCGGCCGGGCAAAGTACCCCGGCCCGTCACCCAGCCCCCCGACGACGCCAAGGGGTTTGAGGTCCTCGGAAAACAGCTCCACGCGAAAATTCATGGCGTCGAGCACCGCCACCCGGCCCTGTCCGCTCACCGTGACGGCGATGGGCCGGTTGAAGCGGCGGCTGGCGTTTTGCGCCGAGCCAAGGGTTCGCAAATGGCTGCCATCGGGGGCAAAGATCTGCACCACTCCTTCCTGAACATC carries:
- a CDS encoding cytochrome c3 family protein — translated: MKAWQGVAVGLVGLMLGAVIAQAAPVDPKSLGHNGGANQHPHNLSSRNTNADGIHAPAGGENQICRFCHTPHGASNKGPLWNRRDPLGPNGDGTFPLYGQISGRLGEIEIDDIPAAQYGGADYPNGATRLCLSCHDGVTAVGEVLSRGTIASLTMSARGTIDLDTSHPVSFVYNEEVRAGIMVNVNKAGQYTLPPAEAGMLDKQSRMQCTSCHDPHLDTKAGAYTLPMWRRYTGIENDDYEGTCTACHVGGSNSPGLFRKPGIGDNHFANP